One Enterococcus silesiacus genomic window carries:
- a CDS encoding glucose-6-phosphate dehydrogenase — protein MNEKIALFTIFGGTGDLAKRKLYPSLFRLYRKGSIAEHFAVIGTARRDWSDEHYREIVRETIKDLNPTPEEADAFSSHFYYQAHDVNDSEHYDTLKRLSDTLNDKYELGGNHIYYLAMAPQFFGTIVQHLKSQAILTDNGFDRLVIEKPFGADYDSAYQLNEEIRAVFPEKDIFRIDHYLGKEMIQNISAIRFANNIFESQWNNRYIDNVQITFAESLGVEDRGGYYDHSGALKDMVQNHILQVVSLLAMEPPVAFSEAEIRAEKVKALQAIRLYSEEEALANFVRGQYGQGKLDDQEFVSYREEPNVDEHSQIETFVAGKFLIDNFRWSGVPFYIRTGKRLTEKGTRINIVFKQVPVNVFKDDIDKCGEKTDLPPNVLTIYIQPTEGFSMTLNGKEIGQGFTTTPVKLDYRHSAETTGNSPEAYEKLLLDSLNGDGTNFSHWDEVAQSWRIVDIIRQAWDKTAVDFPNYAAGSMGPETAFDLLEKDGFTWDWQPDIWYRERGKLD, from the coding sequence ATGAACGAAAAAATAGCTCTATTTACTATATTTGGCGGTACAGGTGACTTAGCAAAACGAAAGCTTTACCCTTCTTTATTCCGTTTGTACCGTAAAGGAAGTATAGCAGAACACTTTGCAGTTATTGGTACAGCACGAAGAGACTGGTCTGATGAACACTACCGAGAAATTGTTCGTGAAACGATCAAAGACTTGAATCCGACACCAGAAGAAGCAGACGCTTTTTCAAGTCACTTCTATTATCAAGCCCATGATGTCAATGATTCCGAGCATTATGATACTCTAAAAAGATTATCTGATACGTTGAATGATAAATATGAATTAGGCGGTAACCATATTTATTATCTAGCGATGGCTCCGCAATTTTTTGGCACGATCGTTCAACACTTAAAATCACAGGCAATTTTAACTGATAATGGTTTTGACCGTTTGGTTATTGAGAAACCATTTGGTGCAGATTATGACTCAGCCTATCAACTGAATGAAGAAATTCGTGCCGTTTTTCCTGAAAAGGACATTTTTAGGATCGATCATTACTTAGGGAAAGAAATGATCCAAAATATTTCTGCGATTCGCTTTGCTAATAATATTTTCGAATCCCAATGGAATAATCGTTATATCGACAATGTACAAATTACATTTGCTGAAAGTCTTGGTGTAGAAGATCGTGGTGGCTACTACGACCATAGTGGCGCATTAAAAGATATGGTTCAAAACCATATTCTCCAAGTTGTCTCATTATTGGCTATGGAGCCTCCTGTTGCTTTTTCAGAAGCCGAAATTCGTGCAGAGAAAGTAAAAGCTTTACAAGCAATCCGCCTTTACTCAGAAGAAGAAGCATTGGCAAACTTTGTCCGCGGTCAATATGGACAGGGGAAATTAGATGATCAGGAATTTGTTAGTTACCGAGAAGAACCAAATGTCGATGAACATTCTCAAATCGAAACCTTTGTTGCTGGAAAATTTTTAATTGATAATTTCCGTTGGTCAGGCGTACCATTTTATATTCGTACTGGCAAACGTCTAACAGAAAAAGGAACACGTATCAACATTGTCTTTAAACAAGTTCCTGTCAACGTCTTCAAAGATGACATCGATAAATGCGGCGAAAAAACAGATTTACCACCTAATGTTTTAACAATCTATATCCAACCAACTGAAGGCTTCTCGATGACCCTAAATGGCAAAGAGATCGGTCAAGGATTTACGACAACTCCAGTAAAACTAGATTATCGTCATAGTGCTGAGACAACAGGTAATAGTCCAGAAGCTTATGAAAAACTATTATTAGATAGCCTGAATGGTGATGGCACTAACTTCTCTCACTGGGACGAAGTCGCTCAATCTTGGCGCATCGTTGATATCATTCGTCAGGCTTGGGACAAAACAGCTGTAGACTTCCCAAATTATGCAGCGGGTTCAATGGGACCTGAGACAGCTTTTGATTTATTAGAAAAAGATGGTTTCACTTGGGATTGGCAACCTGATATCTGGTACCGTGAACGCGGTAAATTAGATTAG
- a CDS encoding Cro/Cl family transcriptional regulator: MTPNREDYLKLIFELGGDENKINNKQIVSGLDVSAASVSEMISKLVKEELVVHSPYQGVQLTELGLKKASTLIRKHRLWEVFLVEHLNYSWNEVHDDAEVLEHVTSQTLANRLSSYLNQPQFCPHGGVIPGDDQPVHEEKRQTLIDYPVGTKIRIARVLDEKELLDYLVSIDLKIHEEYIINEIAAYEGPISISNHKKELAISYKAASTIFVDQL, translated from the coding sequence ATGACCCCGAATCGTGAAGACTACCTAAAGCTGATTTTTGAGTTAGGTGGCGATGAAAATAAAATCAACAACAAGCAAATCGTCTCAGGTTTAGATGTTTCAGCAGCATCTGTTAGCGAGATGATTTCAAAATTAGTAAAAGAAGAGTTGGTTGTACATTCTCCTTATCAAGGTGTCCAATTAACAGAGCTAGGACTGAAAAAAGCAAGTACACTTATTCGCAAACATCGATTATGGGAAGTATTCCTTGTTGAACATTTAAATTACTCATGGAACGAAGTTCATGATGATGCAGAAGTCTTAGAACATGTCACTTCACAAACATTAGCAAATCGTTTATCCTCGTACTTGAATCAGCCACAATTTTGTCCCCATGGCGGCGTTATCCCGGGAGATGATCAACCTGTCCACGAAGAAAAACGCCAAACATTAATAGACTATCCTGTTGGAACTAAGATTCGTATTGCTCGTGTATTAGACGAAAAAGAGTTATTGGATTATCTAGTTTCGATCGACCTAAAGATCCATGAAGAATATATAATCAATGAGATTGCGGCCTATGAAGGGCCCATTAGTATTAGTAATCATAAAAAAGAATTGGCAATCAGCTATAAAGCGGCAAGTACGATTTTTGTTGATCAATTATAA
- the glpK gene encoding glycerol kinase (Converts glycerol and ADP to glycerol-3-phosphate and ADP), with product MNHTKYILSIDQGTTSSRAIIFDHEGYEVAKAQKEFTQYFPNPGWVGHDANEIWNSVQSVIADVLIESKLKPAQIKAIGITNQRETTIVWDKKTGEPIYHAIVWQSKQTNDIADQLKASGYQEFIQKRTGLIIDSYFSATKVKWLLDHVEGAKEQAEAGNLLFGTVDTWLLWKLTGGKVHKTDYTNASRTMLFNIHKLEWDQEILAILGIPRAMLPKVCSNAEIYGYTEDYHFYGENIPIAAMAGDQQAALVGQAAFEKGMVKNTYGTGAFIVMNTGESAILSNHGLLTTIGYGINGQITYALEGSIFVAGSAIQWLRDGLKLFEEASDSQLLAEQVVDSDGVYVVPAFTGLGAPYWDQEARGAVFGITRGTTKEHLIRATLESIAYQSADVINTMENESKIKIKLLKADGGASKNDLLMQFQADIIDKPVEAADFSETTALGVAYLAGLAIGFWQDLAEISAFAHSSKRFEASITEEKRNELSDGWKRAVQATMAYKKKE from the coding sequence ATGAATCACACAAAATATATTCTTTCGATCGATCAGGGTACAACGAGTTCTCGGGCAATTATTTTTGATCATGAAGGATACGAGGTTGCGAAAGCACAAAAAGAATTTACGCAATATTTTCCAAATCCTGGCTGGGTAGGGCATGACGCAAATGAGATTTGGAATTCTGTGCAGTCCGTTATTGCAGATGTGCTGATTGAATCTAAACTGAAGCCAGCTCAGATCAAAGCGATCGGTATCACAAATCAACGTGAAACCACGATTGTTTGGGATAAAAAAACTGGGGAGCCGATCTATCACGCGATTGTCTGGCAATCAAAACAAACTAATGACATTGCAGATCAGCTCAAAGCAAGTGGGTATCAAGAATTTATCCAAAAACGAACTGGTTTGATCATTGATTCTTATTTTTCAGCGACTAAAGTAAAATGGCTGCTGGATCATGTTGAAGGTGCTAAAGAACAAGCAGAAGCTGGAAATCTGTTATTTGGAACTGTTGATACGTGGTTATTATGGAAGCTAACAGGTGGTAAGGTCCATAAAACTGATTATACTAATGCTAGCCGGACGATGCTGTTTAATATCCACAAACTAGAGTGGGATCAAGAAATTTTAGCGATTTTGGGAATTCCGAGAGCAATGTTGCCTAAGGTTTGTTCAAATGCTGAAATATATGGATATACTGAAGACTATCATTTTTATGGAGAAAATATACCCATTGCAGCGATGGCAGGTGATCAGCAAGCGGCTTTGGTTGGACAGGCAGCTTTTGAAAAAGGGATGGTCAAAAATACATATGGCACTGGAGCATTTATTGTTATGAATACCGGCGAGTCAGCTATTTTGTCTAACCATGGTTTGTTGACGACGATTGGCTATGGCATCAATGGTCAAATCACGTATGCTTTAGAAGGCAGTATTTTTGTGGCAGGATCTGCTATCCAGTGGCTGCGTGATGGATTAAAACTATTTGAAGAAGCTAGTGACTCACAACTTCTAGCTGAGCAAGTTGTTGATTCAGACGGTGTCTATGTTGTTCCGGCTTTTACTGGTTTGGGAGCTCCTTACTGGGATCAAGAAGCACGTGGCGCGGTTTTCGGTATCACTAGAGGCACAACAAAGGAACATCTGATTCGTGCGACTTTAGAATCAATTGCGTATCAAAGTGCCGATGTAATCAACACAATGGAAAATGAATCTAAGATTAAAATCAAATTATTAAAAGCAGACGGTGGGGCTAGTAAAAATGACTTGCTGATGCAATTTCAAGCAGACATAATCGATAAACCTGTTGAGGCAGCTGATTTTTCTGAAACAACTGCGTTAGGTGTGGCTTATTTGGCTGGTTTGGCGATAGGTTTTTGGCAGGATTTAGCTGAAATAAGTGCATTTGCACATAGTAGTAAACGTTTTGAAGCGAGCATCACTGAAGAGAAACGCAACGAATTATCTGATGGCTGGAAGCGGGCAGTACAGGCAACAATGGCTTATAAGAAAAAAGAATAA
- a CDS encoding glyoxylase — MKLDMVGIIVESMEQTILFYERLGFAVIGEKEADYVELNNDGIRISLNTKKMIEGVYGYQPKNEGDKIELAFLCESPAEIDQLCENMKNFGYELFREPWTAFWGQYYAIIKDPNGNLLSLFCDIE; from the coding sequence ATGAAATTAGATATGGTTGGAATCATCGTTGAATCGATGGAGCAAACGATTCTATTTTATGAGCGTTTAGGTTTTGCAGTCATAGGAGAAAAAGAGGCAGATTATGTAGAGCTTAATAATGATGGCATAAGAATTTCACTCAACACTAAAAAAATGATCGAAGGAGTTTACGGCTATCAGCCAAAAAATGAAGGGGATAAAATCGAATTAGCTTTTCTGTGTGAATCTCCGGCAGAAATCGATCAATTGTGCGAGAATATGAAAAACTTTGGGTATGAACTATTTAGAGAACCTTGGACAGCTTTTTGGGGACAGTATTATGCTATTATCAAAGATCCTAACGGGAATTTATTGAGTTTATTTTGCGATATTGAGTAA
- a CDS encoding dihydrodipicolinate synthase family protein, translated as MNYNLINDYHIAVPTAFYSDEALNIQDTINHILYLQDLGVRSVLVCGSTGEQHSLTLQEKISILNAIEKEARIKNDFEIIFGVASIRQKEAILLAENINSSTKISGVLLGFPPYILPSQKEAVIYVEKISQTLDKPIIIYNNPMRTGFNLSTDSLLELLQKANIIGLKEAGDHTRIRDLNGITKNIYIYAGGEVDLKEKIDLGFNRLSSIAGNLYPLEIEKWFTSLLNGLNQDFAHQNELDKLLKDSLLVCLKKEISDKEHLSMGRPRSPLGNE; from the coding sequence ATGAACTATAACTTAATAAATGATTATCACATTGCTGTTCCAACTGCATTTTATAGCGATGAAGCATTAAACATACAAGATACAATCAACCATATCCTCTATTTACAAGATCTCGGCGTCCGTTCCGTTTTAGTTTGTGGATCAACTGGAGAGCAACATAGCTTGACCTTACAAGAAAAAATATCGATTTTGAACGCTATCGAAAAAGAAGCAAGGATCAAAAATGACTTTGAAATTATCTTTGGTGTAGCGAGCATTCGTCAAAAGGAAGCTATACTTTTAGCGGAGAATATCAACTCTTCTACTAAAATTTCAGGCGTTTTATTAGGCTTTCCTCCTTATATTTTGCCGAGTCAAAAAGAAGCAGTTATTTATGTAGAAAAAATTTCTCAAACCCTTGATAAGCCTATTATTATCTACAATAATCCAATGCGAACTGGATTTAATCTATCCACAGATTCACTGCTAGAGCTTTTACAAAAGGCGAATATCATTGGTCTAAAAGAAGCTGGGGATCATACTCGTATTCGTGACTTGAATGGCATCACCAAAAATATTTATATCTATGCTGGTGGTGAGGTTGATCTAAAAGAAAAAATCGATCTAGGCTTCAACCGATTGTCTTCGATAGCCGGTAATTTATATCCCTTAGAAATAGAAAAATGGTTTACATCACTTTTAAACGGTTTAAATCAAGATTTTGCTCACCAAAATGAACTGGATAAATTATTGAAGGATAGTCTGTTAGTTTGTTTAAAGAAAGAAATATCAGATAAAGAACATTTATCTATGGGGCGTCCCCGCAGCCCGTTAGGAAACGAATAG
- a CDS encoding MerR family transcriptional regulator produces the protein MLSIGDFSKVSQVSPKTLRYYDEINLLKPNFIDAQSGYRYYDVRQLETILLIKRLKEYTFSLDEIKQVLESEQDQALLQLTINKKKAEISQKMHNYSLLLKRITDDLTTLEGGNKLMSYLNEIEVKLAEVPEMNILYLRKQMNINEYGKYIGELFGRLTVEKFTPTGAPLTIYHSPDFNPENSDMELAVPIAEQNEQTRIFPATLCAMSTYTGPYTELSSVYSKILKWIEEQGYTMNGAPFEIYQTDPNTTDPEKNVVEIYFPVTL, from the coding sequence ATGCTATCGATTGGTGATTTTTCAAAGGTTTCACAAGTTTCACCTAAAACGCTTCGTTACTATGATGAAATCAATCTACTGAAGCCAAATTTTATAGATGCTCAAAGTGGTTATCGATATTATGATGTTAGACAACTTGAAACAATTCTTTTGATCAAGCGTTTAAAAGAGTATACATTTTCTTTAGATGAAATCAAGCAGGTCCTTGAAAGTGAGCAAGATCAAGCATTACTTCAACTAACGATCAATAAGAAAAAAGCCGAAATCTCACAGAAAATGCATAATTATTCCCTATTGCTGAAGCGGATCACTGATGATTTAACAACACTAGAAGGGGGAAATAAACTAATGTCTTATCTAAATGAAATCGAAGTTAAACTTGCTGAGGTCCCTGAAATGAATATTTTATACCTTAGAAAACAAATGAATATAAATGAGTATGGAAAATATATAGGAGAATTATTTGGACGCCTGACTGTAGAAAAATTCACGCCAACGGGAGCCCCACTAACAATTTATCATAGTCCAGATTTTAATCCTGAAAATAGTGATATGGAACTCGCTGTTCCTATTGCAGAACAAAATGAACAAACAAGAATTTTTCCAGCAACTCTCTGTGCTATGTCTACGTATACTGGACCGTACACAGAATTGTCTTCAGTGTACAGTAAGATTTTAAAATGGATAGAGGAACAAGGATATACAATGAACGGGGCACCATTTGAAATTTATCAAACCGATCCAAACACTACAGACCCTGAGAAGAATGTTGTGGAGATTTATTTTCCAGTAACACTTTGA
- a CDS encoding ATP phosphoribosyltransferase regulatory subunit: MKWNRSLPSGTKDKLFREANGAYQLEKQVNDIVKKRGYQRIDTPVIEFEDVFYTEEKNEKELYRFFDKQGRLLVLRPDMTMPIGRVIATTGISPPLKLSYSGKVFRSNDDMLGEQNELTQAGIELVGYSSLKAEVECITCAVEILEELTIPNFHFELGHAQIFRLIVLSLGLDEVAKTELENYFNHKSLTDLKQFVERYPSELDAFICAVPKLFGEADEVLPIAKSLLPKESKIIQVIDELEKLMGIVKSYHQNISLTVDLGLVALMDYYTGILFSGYADLVPDIFLRGGRYDHLAEQFGHPVIPAVGLGINLDTLVALQYQLNNLASLDQPTTLVHSSLTQLAKAEALVKEHPDYQLSLFETLDEALKYGEKWQYQQIIEVTQDKIQVIKVGDPT, encoded by the coding sequence ATGAAATGGAATCGTAGTTTACCGTCAGGAACAAAAGACAAGTTATTTCGGGAAGCAAATGGTGCGTATCAACTAGAAAAACAAGTCAATGATATCGTAAAAAAAAGAGGATATCAACGCATTGATACACCTGTGATCGAGTTTGAAGATGTGTTTTACACTGAAGAAAAAAATGAAAAAGAATTGTATCGTTTTTTCGACAAACAGGGGCGCCTACTTGTGTTAAGACCTGATATGACAATGCCGATTGGTCGTGTGATTGCAACGACCGGTATTTCGCCACCGCTTAAATTATCTTATAGTGGCAAAGTGTTTCGCTCAAATGATGACATGCTAGGAGAACAAAATGAACTGACCCAAGCTGGCATTGAATTAGTTGGGTACTCTTCTTTAAAAGCGGAAGTTGAATGTATTACTTGTGCTGTCGAAATTTTGGAAGAACTAACTATCCCCAATTTTCATTTTGAATTAGGGCATGCTCAAATTTTTCGTTTGATTGTGCTGTCACTTGGTTTAGATGAAGTGGCAAAGACAGAACTTGAAAATTATTTTAATCATAAAAGCTTAACAGATCTCAAACAATTTGTAGAGAGGTATCCAAGTGAGTTAGATGCATTTATCTGTGCAGTTCCAAAGCTATTTGGAGAAGCCGATGAGGTGCTTCCAATTGCCAAAAGTCTTTTGCCAAAGGAGTCAAAAATTATACAGGTCATCGATGAATTGGAAAAGTTAATGGGGATTGTTAAGTCATACCATCAAAACATTTCATTGACTGTAGATTTGGGATTGGTTGCTTTGATGGATTATTATACCGGTATTTTGTTTAGTGGCTATGCTGATTTAGTTCCAGATATTTTCTTGCGAGGTGGACGTTATGACCATTTGGCAGAACAATTTGGACATCCGGTGATTCCAGCAGTTGGATTAGGCATTAATTTGGATACGCTGGTTGCATTGCAATATCAACTCAATAATCTGGCTTCGTTAGACCAACCAACGACATTAGTCCACAGCTCTTTAACACAACTTGCAAAAGCAGAAGCACTAGTAAAAGAGCATCCTGATTATCAATTATCACTATTTGAAACATTAGACGAAGCACTAAAATATGGAGAAAAATGGCAGTATCAGCAGATTATCGAGGTAACGCAAGATAAAATTCAAGTGATAAAGGTAGGTGATCCAACTTGA
- a CDS encoding ATP phosphoribosyltransferase — protein sequence MTQLTIALTKGRLEKQTLALFEQAGIDVSFMQDKQRKLIFTSPDQRFTFLLVKAADVTTYVRHGVADIGIVGKDVLFEHPFGYYEMLDLKIGTCKFSVASTKNYQPDDYKRKRIATKYPTVASDYFRKKGEDVEIIKIEGSVEIAPVLGLADAIVDIVETGTTLKENGLEIFEDICLVSARVIVNKAMLKRKRQTIFELFDALESVIEKGAKT from the coding sequence TTGACACAACTAACTATTGCGTTGACAAAAGGACGTTTGGAAAAACAAACATTAGCATTATTTGAGCAAGCTGGAATCGATGTTTCATTTATGCAAGACAAACAACGAAAGCTGATTTTTACTAGTCCTGATCAACGATTTACTTTTCTTTTAGTCAAAGCGGCGGATGTGACGACGTATGTCCGCCATGGTGTGGCCGATATTGGAATCGTTGGCAAAGATGTCTTGTTTGAGCATCCATTCGGCTATTATGAAATGCTGGATTTAAAGATTGGTACATGTAAATTTTCTGTCGCCTCCACTAAAAATTATCAGCCGGATGATTACAAACGAAAACGCATTGCAACGAAATATCCAACTGTGGCCTCTGACTATTTCCGTAAAAAAGGTGAAGATGTTGAAATTATTAAAATTGAAGGTTCTGTTGAAATTGCGCCTGTTTTAGGTTTGGCCGATGCGATTGTCGATATTGTTGAAACAGGAACAACCTTGAAAGAAAATGGCTTAGAAATTTTTGAAGATATTTGTCTGGTTTCAGCTCGGGTCATTGTAAATAAGGCGATGTTGAAACGTAAGCGCCAAACAATCTTTGAATTGTTTGATGCATTGGAGTCTGTGATTGAGAAAGGAGCAAAAACATGA
- a CDS encoding histidinol dehydrogenase: MKWLTGNTAEILSALSEENKLTLEDNQQVEEQVQKIIQQVNENGDQALRAYSKKFDQVELQDLSISQETIDIGYQRVEKGVIEALEAAKENIVSYHEKQKQYDFMDTERPGVLRGQLVLPLARVGVYVPGGTAAYPSSVLMNVLPAKIAGVEEIIMITPPSVTGIPDVILAAAKIAGVDKIFQVGGAQGIAALALGTETIPKVDKIVGPGNIYVATAKKQVFGLVGIDMIAGPSEIGILADKDANPVYIAADLLSQAEHDTLARAIVVTDSVTLAEQVEKELYRQLETLPRKKIAEKAIEDHGRIIIASSVAEMFLIMNKIAPEHLEVQLNDPISYLHDIKNAGSIFLGEYASEPVGDYFSGTNHVLPTSGTAKFYSPLGVYDFVKYSQVTYYTKDALAQAKDAVALLARKEGLEAHARAVECRFARENNETMS, from the coding sequence ATGAAGTGGTTAACGGGGAATACTGCAGAAATTTTATCCGCTTTGAGTGAGGAAAACAAGCTGACACTTGAAGATAATCAACAGGTAGAAGAGCAAGTTCAAAAAATTATTCAGCAAGTCAATGAAAATGGTGATCAAGCATTGAGAGCCTATTCTAAAAAATTCGACCAAGTTGAACTACAAGACTTATCGATTTCACAGGAAACGATCGATATAGGCTATCAACGAGTGGAGAAAGGAGTAATCGAAGCCCTAGAAGCAGCGAAAGAAAACATTGTAAGCTATCACGAAAAGCAAAAACAATATGATTTTATGGATACAGAAAGACCAGGTGTGCTACGCGGACAATTAGTTTTACCATTAGCTCGAGTAGGTGTTTATGTACCAGGAGGCACTGCTGCATACCCATCTTCTGTATTGATGAATGTTTTGCCAGCTAAAATCGCAGGAGTTGAGGAGATCATTATGATCACCCCCCCTTCTGTTACTGGTATTCCTGATGTGATTTTAGCAGCAGCCAAAATTGCAGGTGTCGATAAGATTTTCCAAGTTGGTGGAGCTCAAGGAATCGCAGCACTAGCTTTAGGAACAGAAACGATTCCAAAAGTCGATAAAATTGTAGGACCGGGTAATATCTATGTGGCCACTGCCAAGAAGCAAGTCTTCGGTTTAGTGGGTATTGATATGATCGCTGGACCTTCTGAAATCGGGATTTTAGCGGATAAAGATGCAAATCCTGTTTATATCGCAGCGGATTTGCTGTCCCAAGCAGAACATGATACGCTTGCCAGAGCAATCGTTGTGACTGATTCAGTCACACTTGCAGAGCAAGTAGAAAAAGAACTCTACCGACAACTAGAGACGTTACCCCGTAAGAAAATCGCGGAAAAAGCAATTGAAGATCATGGGCGGATCATTATCGCCTCATCTGTCGCTGAGATGTTTTTGATCATGAATAAAATTGCGCCAGAACATTTGGAAGTCCAATTGAATGATCCAATCAGCTATTTACACGATATAAAAAATGCCGGCTCGATTTTTTTAGGAGAATATGCCTCAGAACCTGTAGGAGACTATTTTTCAGGCACCAACCATGTCTTACCGACAAGCGGGACGGCTAAATTTTATTCTCCATTAGGTGTGTATGATTTTGTGAAATATAGCCAAGTCACCTATTATACAAAAGATGCGCTGGCTCAAGCTAAGGATGCAGTTGCGCTTTTAGCGAGAAAAGAAGGGCTAGAAGCACATGCCAGAGCAGTTGAATGTCGTTTTGCTAGAGAGAACAACGAAACTATGAGTTAA
- the hisB gene encoding imidazoleglycerol-phosphate dehydratase (catalyzes the dehydration of D-erythro-1-(imidazol-4-yl)glycerol 3-phosphate to 3-(imidazol-4-yl)-2-oxopropyl phosphate in histidine biosynthesis) has translation MRTATLKRATAETKIELTLDLARQEPVTIQTGVGFFDHMLILFARHSRISLEVKVEGDLEVDSHHTVEDVGIVLGQCIREALGDKAGINRYGTSFVPMDESLAMASLDLSGRSYLVFDATFANPKLGAFDTELTEEFFQALAFNTQMNLHLKILHGKNTHHKIEALFKATGRALREAITENPSIHGVNSTKGIL, from the coding sequence ATGAGAACAGCTACTTTAAAAAGAGCAACTGCAGAAACAAAAATTGAGTTGACACTTGATTTAGCTCGTCAAGAACCTGTAACGATTCAAACTGGGGTTGGCTTTTTTGATCATATGTTGATTTTGTTTGCCCGTCACAGTCGTATTTCTTTAGAAGTGAAAGTAGAAGGTGATTTAGAAGTAGACAGCCATCATACGGTAGAGGATGTAGGCATTGTTTTGGGTCAATGTATTCGGGAAGCGCTAGGCGATAAGGCTGGTATCAACCGATATGGTACTAGTTTTGTACCGATGGATGAGTCTTTGGCAATGGCGTCTTTGGATTTAAGCGGCCGTTCATATTTAGTGTTTGATGCGACCTTTGCTAATCCTAAACTTGGAGCTTTTGACACAGAACTGACAGAAGAATTTTTTCAAGCGTTGGCATTTAATACTCAAATGAATCTTCACTTAAAAATTTTACATGGGAAAAATACGCATCACAAAATAGAAGCGTTATTTAAAGCGACTGGTCGCGCACTAAGAGAAGCAATTACTGAAAATCCGTCTATTCACGGAGTCAATTCCACGAAAGGAATTTTGTAG
- the hisH gene encoding imidazole glycerol phosphate synthase subunit HisH (with HisF IGPS catalyzes the conversion of phosphoribulosyl-formimino-5-aminoimidazole-4-carboxamide ribonucleotide phosphate and glutamine to imidazole-glycerol phosphate, 5-aminoimidazol-4-carboxamide ribonucleotide, and glutamate in histidine biosynthesis; the HisH subunit provides the glutamine amidotransferase activity that produces the ammonia necessary to HisF for the synthesis of imidazole-glycerol phosphate and 5-aminoimidazol-4-carboxamide ribonucleotide), with translation MIIIIDYDTGNTRNVQKALDYVGLTNKISADPKEIREADGLILPGVGAFSLAMEELKQRGLVNVIQEVAGKGTPILGVCLGMQLLLEGSMENGFTEGLGLIDGICEKLPDDPDLPVPHMGWNKLVVTKKTLLTKAVDGEYVYFVHSYYADCEPDVIDGLVQYSIKIPAMISKGNVYGTQFHPEKSSEAGLMILRGFKEVVEHANFTSN, from the coding sequence ATGATTATTATCATTGATTATGATACGGGCAATACACGAAATGTTCAAAAAGCGTTAGATTACGTAGGTTTAACAAATAAGATTTCCGCTGATCCTAAGGAAATTCGTGAGGCCGATGGATTGATTCTTCCAGGAGTAGGTGCTTTTTCACTAGCTATGGAGGAATTAAAACAGCGCGGGTTAGTTAATGTCATCCAAGAGGTTGCTGGAAAAGGCACACCGATTTTAGGTGTTTGTTTAGGGATGCAACTATTGCTAGAAGGTAGTATGGAAAATGGGTTTACAGAAGGCTTGGGTCTGATCGATGGGATTTGTGAAAAATTACCGGATGATCCAGACTTGCCTGTTCCACATATGGGTTGGAATAAATTAGTGGTGACCAAAAAAACGTTGTTAACAAAAGCAGTAGACGGCGAATATGTCTATTTTGTTCATTCTTATTATGCGGATTGTGAGCCTGATGTGATTGATGGACTCGTGCAGTATTCCATTAAAATTCCAGCGATGATCTCAAAAGGAAATGTTTACGGAACGCAGTTTCATCCTGAAAAAAGCAGTGAAGCAGGTCTGATGATTTTAAGAGGATTTAAGGAGGTGGTGGAGCATGCGAATTTTACCAGCAATTGA